A genomic window from Trueperella bialowiezensis includes:
- a CDS encoding type II secretion system F family protein — protein MVSSFMVGAVITCGILLVAIAVIYRPAQLHNRVLAHVATRRQPRSIPKLRRVFNNVLETIGSTTSSVERRTNLLGTITPGDFRIRQLQWAGLGFVCGALAGFSLVTRGLPTIAAIGAVVLCAAAGVLGADWYLSKQCEQRKKAYTAQLPDVVEMLALAVAAGEPIRVAIERVTHVGDGEMVTELRRTMADVHAGASLVRALTDMGERCDNRNVARFTEAVVAALEQGSGLASSLHAQARDARDAARRDLLEAGGKAEIAMMMPVVFIIMPITVVFTVFPALQALRLT, from the coding sequence ATGGTTAGCTCGTTTATGGTCGGAGCGGTCATCACCTGCGGCATCCTCCTTGTAGCGATTGCTGTCATTTACCGGCCCGCCCAGCTGCACAATCGGGTGCTTGCTCACGTAGCCACACGCAGGCAGCCGCGTAGCATTCCGAAACTGCGCCGCGTTTTCAATAACGTGCTGGAGACTATCGGGTCAACGACGTCGTCAGTAGAACGGCGCACTAATCTGCTCGGCACAATAACCCCCGGCGATTTCCGGATCCGCCAGCTGCAATGGGCAGGCCTAGGATTCGTGTGCGGGGCGCTGGCCGGCTTTTCCCTCGTCACGCGCGGCCTTCCCACCATCGCCGCGATCGGCGCCGTCGTGCTCTGTGCCGCCGCAGGCGTGCTTGGAGCGGACTGGTACCTGAGCAAACAGTGCGAACAACGCAAGAAGGCTTACACGGCCCAGCTGCCCGACGTCGTCGAAATGTTGGCGCTCGCGGTGGCAGCAGGGGAGCCGATCCGGGTAGCAATCGAACGAGTGACCCACGTGGGTGATGGTGAGATGGTCACCGAGCTGCGCAGAACGATGGCAGACGTGCATGCGGGGGCCTCGCTTGTTCGCGCTCTGACCGACATGGGTGAACGGTGCGATAACCGTAATGTTGCTCGTTTTACCGAGGCCGTGGTGGCCGCGCTCGAACAGGGCAGCGGGCTTGCGAGCTCGTTGCATGCGCAGGCACGGGACGCACGCGATGCGGCCCGCCGCGACTTGCTGGAAGCAGGCGGCAAGGCTGAGATCGCGATGATGATGCCAGTGGTGTTCATCATCATGCCGATCACCGTGGTTTTTACAGTATTTCCGGCTCTGCAGGCTCTTCGTTTGACCTAG
- a CDS encoding HAD-IIA family hydrolase, whose translation MSKAWLIDMDGVLVHEGIALDGAKEFLGKLEEKGLPHLILTNNSIFTTRDLSARLATSGLEVPPERIWTSALATARFLANQTDNKRAYVVGEAGLTTALYEEGFIMTADSPEFVVLGETRTYSFESITKAIRLIQSGARFIATNPDATGPSAEGDIPATGAVAAMIETATGKRPFFVGKPNPIMLRNGLNKINAHSEHTAIVGDRMDTDIQAGVETGLTTHLVLTGSTKKEDISLYPYRPDFVHNSIANVIEHV comes from the coding sequence ATGAGTAAAGCTTGGCTGATTGACATGGACGGCGTGCTGGTTCACGAGGGCATTGCTCTCGACGGAGCGAAGGAGTTCCTCGGCAAACTCGAGGAAAAGGGTCTGCCGCACCTGATCTTGACGAACAATTCGATTTTCACCACGCGTGATCTGTCAGCGAGGTTGGCGACGTCGGGGCTCGAGGTTCCGCCGGAGCGTATTTGGACGTCCGCGCTGGCTACCGCACGGTTCTTGGCGAACCAAACAGACAACAAGCGGGCCTACGTCGTCGGCGAAGCTGGGCTGACCACGGCGCTGTACGAAGAAGGCTTTATTATGACGGCCGATTCGCCAGAGTTTGTGGTGCTCGGCGAGACGCGCACGTACTCTTTCGAGTCGATCACGAAGGCGATTAGGCTGATCCAGAGCGGTGCGCGGTTTATCGCGACTAACCCGGACGCCACGGGGCCCTCCGCCGAGGGTGACATTCCGGCTACCGGTGCGGTGGCTGCGATGATCGAGACGGCCACGGGCAAGCGGCCGTTCTTTGTGGGCAAGCCGAATCCGATCATGCTGCGCAACGGCCTGAACAAGATCAACGCGCACTCAGAGCACACGGCGATTGTGGGCGACCGCATGGATACGGACATTCAGGCTGGTGTGGAGACTGGTTTGACCACGCACCTCGTGCTCACCGGTTCCACGAAGAAGGAAGACATTTCGCTGTATCCGTACCGGCCGGACTTCGTTCACAATTCGATTGCGAACGTGATCGAGCACGTGTAA
- a CDS encoding CpaF family protein encodes MDTASSWLDARVRELIRRANIDPQRDIRSLDNFIDQALAEYEDLTVAGVVPKIVDVEASRQRLRDDVGGFGPLQVLIDDPEIEEIWINEPGRVFFAKGGLSQLSSIVLKPDQVKDLVERMLRSSGRRLDLSQPFVDAALHTGERLHVAIPDITREHWAVNIRKYIVRSRRLADLAELGMLTHSATRFLDAAVESGLNIIVSGATQAGKTTLLRALLGAVPPGQRIITAEEVFELNLAHRDVVAMQTRPANIEERGEITLRRLVRESLRMRPDRLIIGEVRQAEAFDMLIALNSGIPGACTIHANSARDAVAKLCLLPLLAGENVTSDFVIPTVASTVDLVVHVHRDRSGERRVREIVGLTGRVEGDVVETSEIFADRGSGLERGTGEVPKPELFAERGYDVHELAGGGRWLSSRVL; translated from the coding sequence ATGGACACTGCGTCGTCGTGGTTAGATGCGCGCGTGCGCGAACTGATTCGGCGTGCGAATATTGACCCGCAACGTGATATCCGCAGCCTCGATAACTTCATCGATCAGGCGCTCGCCGAATATGAAGATCTCACCGTTGCCGGTGTTGTTCCCAAGATCGTGGACGTGGAGGCGTCCCGGCAGCGGTTACGCGACGACGTCGGTGGTTTCGGCCCGCTCCAAGTGCTCATCGACGATCCGGAGATCGAAGAAATCTGGATCAACGAACCTGGCCGAGTGTTCTTCGCCAAAGGCGGGCTTTCTCAACTGTCATCTATCGTGCTCAAACCAGACCAAGTTAAAGATCTGGTGGAACGAATGCTGCGCAGCTCTGGCCGGCGGCTCGATCTGTCTCAACCGTTTGTGGATGCCGCGTTACACACGGGCGAACGGCTCCACGTGGCCATTCCGGATATTACGCGCGAACACTGGGCGGTCAACATTCGCAAATATATTGTGCGCTCGCGGCGGCTGGCCGATCTGGCTGAACTGGGGATGCTTACCCACTCGGCCACAAGGTTTTTAGACGCCGCTGTCGAATCCGGGCTAAACATTATTGTGTCAGGTGCTACCCAGGCTGGGAAAACCACGCTGCTTCGCGCCCTGCTCGGGGCAGTTCCGCCGGGCCAGCGCATCATTACGGCCGAGGAAGTGTTCGAACTGAATTTGGCGCACCGTGACGTCGTCGCCATGCAAACCCGGCCAGCCAACATTGAAGAGCGCGGAGAAATCACACTACGCCGGCTGGTGCGCGAATCTTTGCGGATGCGCCCGGACAGGCTGATCATTGGTGAAGTCCGGCAAGCCGAAGCGTTCGACATGCTTATCGCACTCAACTCGGGAATCCCCGGGGCGTGCACGATCCACGCGAACTCGGCGCGCGACGCCGTGGCCAAACTTTGCCTGCTGCCACTGCTGGCTGGTGAAAACGTCACGTCCGATTTTGTTATCCCTACAGTGGCTTCCACGGTCGACCTCGTTGTCCATGTTCACCGTGATCGCAGCGGGGAACGCCGCGTGCGTGAAATCGTTGGCCTGACCGGGCGGGTGGAAGGTGACGTGGTGGAAACGTCAGAGATTTTTGCTGATCGTGGCTCGGGTTTGGAACGCGGAACTGGTGAGGTACCAAAGCCGGAGCTTTTTGCTGAGCGCGGCTACGACGTCCACGAACTTGCGGGAGGTGGCAGATGGCTTTCCTCACGGGTGCTGTGA
- a CDS encoding S66 family peptidase: MTTILQPIPAQPGDKVAILSPAWAAPGFFPQLHEQAMERVERHLGITIVEYPTTRKLSASPEERAADVNAAFADPTIRAIFTTIGGDDQIRLTPHLDPRLPQADPKPFFGFSDNTNILNWLWRNGVGAYHGGSTQIHFGPGTRVDAEHLLTLRAALFGGGDTILPATSDSEDFSFDWSDPRSLTDDVERGPAFPVEFLGSDQVVRGHTWGGCLEVIDQLALAGRLPTVDDLDGAILIFETSELLPPPDYVGRWIRALGERGYLDVANGLMFARPIVQDRDAPAPDHVLAARHDAYTEYLLANISRYRTDLLVVLNAPFGHTRPQLVLPYGGEITLDPINAEIIAHYPQA, translated from the coding sequence ATGACGACGATACTTCAGCCCATCCCTGCTCAGCCCGGCGATAAGGTCGCGATCCTCTCACCTGCATGGGCAGCCCCCGGTTTCTTCCCCCAGCTACACGAGCAGGCGATGGAGCGCGTGGAACGCCACCTCGGTATCACCATCGTCGAATATCCGACCACACGCAAGCTTTCAGCTTCCCCCGAAGAACGTGCCGCGGACGTCAACGCCGCCTTCGCCGACCCCACGATCCGCGCGATCTTCACAACTATCGGCGGCGACGACCAAATCCGGCTCACCCCGCATCTCGATCCACGTCTCCCCCAAGCCGATCCGAAGCCGTTCTTCGGCTTTTCTGACAACACGAACATTCTCAACTGGCTGTGGCGCAACGGGGTGGGCGCCTATCACGGCGGGTCCACCCAGATTCATTTCGGCCCCGGCACGCGAGTGGACGCCGAACACCTGCTCACGTTGCGCGCAGCTCTGTTCGGCGGCGGCGACACGATACTTCCAGCCACCTCGGATTCGGAGGATTTCAGTTTCGACTGGTCTGATCCGCGCTCGCTTACCGACGACGTCGAACGCGGCCCGGCTTTCCCCGTCGAGTTCCTGGGCAGTGACCAGGTCGTTCGCGGGCACACGTGGGGCGGGTGCCTCGAAGTGATCGACCAGCTAGCGTTAGCCGGCCGGCTTCCCACCGTCGACGACCTCGACGGAGCAATCCTCATCTTCGAAACCTCGGAGCTACTGCCACCACCCGACTACGTGGGCCGGTGGATCCGCGCACTTGGTGAACGCGGATACCTAGATGTGGCAAACGGCCTCATGTTCGCTCGCCCGATCGTGCAAGACCGTGACGCGCCGGCCCCAGATCACGTGTTGGCGGCGCGTCACGACGCTTACACCGAATACCTTCTGGCGAACATCTCCAGGTACCGCACCGATCTGCTCGTGGTGCTAAACGCGCCCTTCGGACACACGCGCCCCCAGCTAGTGCTCCCCTACGGCGGTGAGATCACGCTAGACCCGATCAACGCCGAGATTATCGCTCACTATCCACAGGCTTAG
- the prfB gene encoding peptide chain release factor 2, with product MTMEYTQELADIRHTYNQVEAVSDLPALRELIADLTEKSAAPDLWDDPDAAQAVTSRLSHAQSELERIEKMGARVDDLETLYEIAQEEAASDPDTGAELLGELAKEIGKIKTDLSDLEIKTLLSGEYDERDAVVTIRSGAGGVDAADFAQMLQRMYLRWAERHGYKTKVMDTSYAEEAGIKSTTFEVSAPYAYGTLSVEAGTHRLVRISPFDNQGRRQTSFAAVEVIPLIETTDSIEIPDSELKIDVFRSSGPGGQSVNTTDSAVRMTHLPTGIVVSMQDEKSQIQNRAAALRVLQSKLLQLRHEEEQAKKKELAGDVKASWGDQMRSYVLHPYQMVKDLRTGHEVGNTDSVFDGDLDGFIDAGIRWRQSGKEE from the coding sequence GTGACGATGGAATACACCCAAGAACTTGCTGATATCCGCCACACCTACAATCAGGTGGAGGCGGTGTCAGATCTGCCCGCGTTACGGGAACTTATCGCCGACCTGACGGAAAAATCGGCCGCCCCTGACCTGTGGGATGACCCGGATGCGGCTCAGGCCGTCACGTCGCGCCTGTCGCACGCCCAGTCCGAGCTGGAGCGAATCGAAAAGATGGGCGCGCGGGTTGACGACCTCGAAACCCTGTACGAGATCGCGCAAGAAGAGGCCGCTAGCGATCCGGACACCGGGGCAGAACTGCTTGGCGAACTCGCCAAAGAAATCGGCAAGATCAAAACGGACCTGTCGGATCTGGAGATTAAGACGCTGCTGTCGGGTGAGTATGACGAGCGCGACGCCGTCGTCACTATTCGTTCGGGAGCTGGCGGCGTGGATGCGGCGGACTTTGCTCAAATGTTGCAACGCATGTACTTGCGCTGGGCTGAACGCCACGGCTACAAGACGAAGGTGATGGATACCTCCTATGCTGAGGAGGCCGGTATCAAGTCGACGACGTTCGAAGTCTCCGCACCCTACGCGTATGGCACGCTGTCCGTCGAAGCTGGCACGCATCGCCTTGTACGGATTTCGCCGTTCGACAACCAGGGGCGCCGCCAAACATCGTTTGCTGCCGTCGAGGTTATTCCGCTGATCGAAACCACGGATTCGATTGAAATTCCAGATAGTGAACTCAAAATCGACGTGTTCAGGTCTTCTGGCCCTGGCGGGCAGTCAGTGAACACCACCGATTCGGCCGTGCGGATGACTCATTTGCCCACCGGGATTGTTGTATCCATGCAGGACGAAAAGTCGCAGATCCAAAACCGTGCCGCTGCTCTGCGCGTGTTGCAGTCCAAGCTCTTGCAGCTTCGCCACGAAGAAGAACAAGCGAAGAAAAAGGAGCTGGCCGGCGACGTCAAAGCCTCCTGGGGTGATCAGATGCGGTCCTACGTACTGCATCCCTACCAGATGGTCAAAGACCTGCGCACCGGCCACGAGGTAGGCAACACTGATTCTGTGTTCGACGGCGATCTGGACGGCTTTATCGACGCCGGTATCCGCTGGCGGCAATCCGGCAAAGAAGAATAA
- a CDS encoding DUF4230 domain-containing protein, protein MALRGNSDPEINSTTILNSFEDVAELATQEYSFSGVGQYSDKGLNVFGWGVPLTGKSFLITYRGEVSAGINFENIDVQVNHANSTITVIAEEPHVLDAKIDPNSVEQYDQSFNPINQISVNDVTTFLTEVTDRHRKEAIDGGLLERAKTQAELLLQSQVLGTIQGTNVAEYTIEFQWKEAS, encoded by the coding sequence TTGGCCTTACGAGGTAACTCTGATCCCGAGATTAATTCAACGACGATTCTCAACTCTTTCGAAGACGTTGCCGAGCTGGCAACGCAAGAATATTCATTTTCCGGAGTCGGCCAGTACTCTGATAAGGGGCTCAATGTTTTCGGTTGGGGAGTGCCCCTCACCGGCAAATCATTCCTCATCACCTATCGCGGCGAAGTATCCGCAGGCATCAACTTTGAAAATATTGACGTCCAGGTTAATCACGCAAATTCAACAATCACGGTCATCGCCGAGGAACCGCACGTGCTCGACGCCAAGATCGACCCGAACTCCGTTGAACAATACGACCAGTCTTTCAATCCAATCAACCAAATCTCCGTCAATGATGTGACGACCTTTCTCACTGAAGTAACCGATCGTCACCGCAAGGAAGCAATTGACGGAGGGCTGCTAGAACGCGCGAAGACTCAAGCGGAATTGCTTCTTCAAAGCCAGGTTTTGGGAACCATTCAAGGCACCAACGTGGCTGAGTACACGATTGAGTTTCAGTGGAAGGAAGCTTCCTAA
- the ftsX gene encoding permease-like cell division protein FtsX, which yields MRLRFIFSQVFKGLRSNFALSASVTLVTFVSLVFVGAAVLLQTQIDSAKNAWYDRVEVSAFLCAPEQNTPQCAGGEVTQEQVDDLRAFLESEDMAEYVDEVYFETKEEAYESLREYLADSAWLDTVDPEQMQSSYRVKLVDPSEYEIVRESLEGRPGVDVVVDQREQLVPLFNMLNRFTLIAGALAGVMIVTALLLIPATIRLSAMFRRNETEIMRFVGASNGFIQAPFILEGVIAALVGAILAVASLWAVVEYFIQDWFASSWLRIITSQDVLLLAPWLIGGAVLVAGLASYLALRRYTKV from the coding sequence ATGAGGTTACGGTTTATTTTCTCTCAGGTCTTCAAAGGGCTCAGGTCCAATTTTGCCCTGTCAGCCTCGGTCACTCTCGTCACTTTCGTTTCGCTCGTGTTCGTCGGTGCCGCCGTTCTGTTACAAACCCAGATCGATAGTGCAAAGAACGCATGGTATGACAGGGTAGAAGTCTCGGCGTTCTTGTGTGCCCCGGAGCAGAACACCCCGCAGTGTGCTGGTGGAGAGGTCACCCAAGAACAGGTCGACGATCTGCGTGCTTTCCTCGAATCTGAGGACATGGCCGAGTATGTCGACGAAGTTTATTTCGAGACCAAAGAAGAAGCCTACGAATCACTGCGTGAGTATCTTGCTGATTCAGCATGGCTGGACACGGTGGATCCGGAGCAGATGCAGTCTTCGTACCGGGTCAAGCTCGTCGATCCGTCGGAGTATGAGATCGTGCGGGAAAGCCTTGAAGGGCGCCCGGGTGTCGACGTCGTCGTTGATCAGCGAGAACAGCTCGTGCCCCTATTCAATATGCTTAACCGGTTTACGCTCATCGCAGGCGCGCTCGCCGGCGTGATGATTGTGACGGCCCTGCTACTGATCCCCGCAACGATCAGACTGTCGGCGATGTTCCGGCGGAACGAAACGGAGATCATGCGTTTCGTGGGCGCGTCAAATGGCTTTATCCAGGCTCCGTTTATTTTGGAAGGCGTGATCGCCGCGCTCGTTGGCGCGATCCTTGCTGTGGCATCTTTGTGGGCGGTGGTCGAATACTTTATTCAAGACTGGTTTGCCAGCTCGTGGCTGCGGATTATCACGAGCCAAGACGTGCTTCTGCTTGCCCCGTGGCTGATTGGCGGCGCGGTGCTCGTTGCCGGGCTCGCGTCCTATCTGGCGTTGCGCCGGTACACGAAGGTTTAG
- a CDS encoding type II secretion system F family protein, which produces MAFLTGAVIGLGIFLIVVAYRNPREVRLPNGRRVGQFLMAAAGGAALAATISQSIPITVAIGLLCGLIPGVWRGARERRRREELRNVWPEVIDDIVANVRAGLPIGESLALLAVRGPELTRPAFTQFAHHLRADGRLDPALDELKTTLADPMTDRILEALRLAHGLGGRDIANTLTSLAAMVREENRARGELLARQSWTVNGARLAAVAPWIMLLLFSTRPGAIDAFATRAGTAVLIVGFVATVVAYWLMLRLGRLPEETRIFAGGSHG; this is translated from the coding sequence ATGGCTTTCCTCACGGGTGCTGTGATCGGGCTCGGTATATTCCTGATCGTCGTGGCCTACCGCAACCCACGGGAGGTCAGGCTGCCGAACGGCCGGCGGGTCGGGCAGTTTTTGATGGCGGCAGCGGGCGGAGCAGCACTTGCGGCTACGATCTCGCAGTCGATCCCAATCACGGTGGCGATCGGTCTGCTTTGCGGGCTCATCCCCGGAGTGTGGCGCGGAGCCCGCGAGCGCAGGCGCCGTGAAGAGCTGCGAAACGTGTGGCCCGAAGTTATTGATGACATTGTGGCGAATGTGCGAGCCGGTTTACCGATTGGAGAATCTCTCGCGCTGTTGGCTGTGCGCGGGCCTGAGCTCACCCGCCCGGCCTTCACCCAATTCGCGCACCATTTACGAGCAGATGGCAGGCTTGATCCGGCATTGGACGAACTGAAGACCACTCTTGCTGATCCGATGACCGACCGGATTTTGGAAGCGCTACGCCTGGCACACGGCCTGGGCGGACGCGATATTGCCAACACGCTCACCAGTCTGGCGGCCATGGTCCGTGAAGAAAACCGGGCTCGCGGAGAACTACTGGCCCGCCAATCGTGGACTGTCAACGGAGCCCGGCTGGCCGCGGTAGCACCGTGGATCATGCTCCTGCTGTTTTCCACGCGCCCCGGTGCGATCGACGCGTTTGCTACGCGAGCCGGCACAGCAGTACTCATCGTCGGCTTTGTGGCAACTGTGGTTGCTTATTGGCTCATGCTTCGCCTCGGGCGCCTACCCGAAGAAACTCGTATTTTCGCAGGAGGTAGCCATGGTTAG
- a CDS encoding TadE family protein codes for MQRPNNMRRGTKAGLGGKPRPEDGNAVVEFVGVLAVIIIPALVLLIGFATTTRAQLALDDAARQGVRAYVRQASGQAAWQQARAAAVTAWDDRGFSERLDVDASCTATPCLTPGEYVTIAVTARVEVPIIGKLTLDASQTLVVDHYRAVRP; via the coding sequence ATGCAGCGGCCGAATAACATGCGGCGGGGGACTAAGGCGGGCTTAGGTGGAAAGCCGCGCCCGGAAGACGGCAACGCGGTTGTCGAGTTCGTTGGCGTGCTGGCCGTGATTATCATTCCAGCTCTCGTGTTGCTCATTGGGTTTGCGACGACGACGCGGGCTCAGCTCGCGCTTGATGACGCGGCACGCCAAGGAGTGCGGGCGTATGTGCGTCAAGCCTCCGGGCAGGCGGCGTGGCAGCAGGCACGGGCCGCGGCAGTTACGGCGTGGGACGATCGGGGTTTTAGTGAACGACTCGACGTGGACGCGTCATGTACAGCAACTCCGTGTTTGACCCCGGGGGAGTACGTCACGATTGCCGTAACAGCGCGTGTTGAGGTGCCCATCATTGGGAAACTGACGCTGGATGCCAGTCAAACATTGGTGGTTGACCACTATCGGGCGGTGCGCCCATGA
- the smpB gene encoding SsrA-binding protein SmpB, translating into MPKAWKKDAGKLTATQKAKQAADAKQVIARNKKARHDYFIEKTYEAGLVLAGTEVKALRAGRASLNEAWIEIDRRGEGWLIGANIPVYSTGGWTNHAPTQKRKLLLHRDELAELAQRSKEKGYTIVPLELYFIRGRAKVEIGLARGKQEWDKRETLRRKQDMREAERAMAEARRRQR; encoded by the coding sequence ATGCCTAAAGCGTGGAAGAAAGACGCCGGGAAGCTGACTGCTACTCAAAAAGCGAAGCAGGCTGCCGATGCGAAACAGGTGATCGCGCGTAACAAGAAGGCGCGCCACGATTACTTTATTGAGAAAACCTATGAGGCTGGCCTCGTGTTGGCTGGTACCGAGGTGAAGGCCTTGCGGGCCGGGCGTGCGTCGCTCAATGAGGCGTGGATCGAGATTGACCGGCGTGGCGAAGGCTGGCTGATTGGGGCTAATATCCCGGTCTATTCCACAGGCGGGTGGACGAATCACGCGCCCACACAGAAGCGCAAGCTGCTGCTGCATCGCGACGAGCTTGCCGAGCTCGCCCAGCGGTCGAAGGAAAAGGGCTACACGATTGTGCCGCTTGAGCTGTACTTTATTCGCGGCAGGGCCAAGGTGGAGATTGGGCTGGCGCGCGGCAAGCAGGAGTGGGACAAGCGCGAAACCCTTCGGCGTAAGCAGGACATGCGTGAAGCTGAGCGTGCCATGGCTGAAGCTCGCCGGCGGCAACGCTAA
- a CDS encoding M23 family metallopeptidase — translation MRRLIGAIAAVSIAASGVAIAWPAVADERSDLVDKQEEQNQEIERLQSELEGIDLNLQSAYLELEQTRGKIPGAEAELLAAENDLAAAIREAEANAALLAAAQGELEGIVADIKESEGNAQATRKSLGEYARATYRGDLMPSDLEIIVGSASAEDFANAYRAQSAIARSQTMSLTHFEQQAAQSRNREARQNAVEEQIEQLKKESDELVEVQEEKRALADEKRNELVALEQQLAQQSDDLEAKKSDYQSSITGLEEARDLTQQRIAAIDEENRRKEEERRAAEQAAREAAARQRNRPAAPAPAPAAPRQSGGSWIKPPVPAPVYVTSPFGMRHYPFGGVWMHNGVDLRSRCGEAQTAPADGVVSAVVPAAGNGTHGNQIFINHGVVNGSSWVTVTNHLQAFNVSTGQRVSQGDVIGWTGETGMVTACHVHFEVWQDGRVIDPMSLSSFTRRWS, via the coding sequence ATGCGTAGATTGATCGGGGCGATCGCCGCTGTGAGTATTGCGGCCTCGGGTGTTGCGATTGCGTGGCCTGCGGTTGCTGACGAACGTTCCGACCTCGTCGACAAGCAAGAAGAGCAGAACCAGGAGATCGAACGGCTCCAGTCCGAACTCGAGGGCATCGACCTGAATTTGCAGAGCGCTTACCTGGAGCTTGAGCAGACTCGCGGGAAAATTCCCGGCGCCGAAGCCGAACTGTTAGCCGCTGAAAATGATTTGGCGGCAGCGATCCGGGAAGCTGAAGCTAATGCCGCGCTACTGGCAGCAGCACAAGGGGAACTTGAGGGGATCGTTGCCGACATCAAAGAATCCGAGGGCAACGCGCAGGCCACCCGTAAATCGCTTGGTGAATATGCGCGTGCCACGTATCGGGGCGACTTGATGCCCTCTGATCTCGAGATTATTGTGGGATCGGCGTCGGCGGAAGACTTCGCCAACGCTTATCGTGCCCAGTCGGCCATCGCGCGTTCGCAGACAATGTCGCTTACTCATTTCGAACAGCAGGCCGCCCAGTCCCGTAACCGGGAGGCACGCCAGAACGCCGTCGAAGAACAAATCGAACAGCTCAAGAAGGAATCCGACGAGCTCGTTGAGGTCCAAGAAGAAAAACGGGCGCTGGCCGACGAAAAGCGTAACGAACTGGTAGCGCTTGAACAGCAGTTGGCACAGCAATCTGATGATCTGGAAGCGAAGAAGTCGGACTACCAGAGCTCTATTACCGGGCTGGAGGAAGCCCGTGATCTCACGCAGCAAAGGATCGCTGCGATCGATGAAGAAAATCGCCGGAAAGAAGAGGAACGGCGAGCTGCGGAACAGGCGGCTCGGGAAGCGGCTGCGCGGCAGCGAAACCGGCCAGCTGCGCCAGCGCCGGCTCCGGCGGCTCCTCGTCAGTCGGGAGGTAGCTGGATCAAGCCCCCGGTGCCCGCACCGGTATACGTGACCTCTCCGTTTGGTATGCGCCACTATCCGTTTGGTGGGGTGTGGATGCATAACGGCGTCGACCTGCGGTCCCGCTGTGGTGAAGCACAGACTGCGCCTGCGGACGGCGTCGTGTCCGCCGTCGTCCCAGCTGCTGGTAACGGTACGCATGGCAACCAGATTTTCATTAATCATGGCGTGGTGAACGGAAGCTCGTGGGTGACTGTGACCAACCATCTGCAGGCATTCAACGTGTCGACGGGGCAGCGCGTGTCGCAAGGTGACGTGATTGGCTGGACGGGTGAAACCGGCATGGTGACGGCCTGCCACGTGCATTTTGAAGTCTGGCAAGACGGCCGGGTAATCGATCCGATGAGCCTGAGTTCGTTCACGCGGCGCTGGAGCTAA
- the ftsE gene encoding cell division ATP-binding protein FtsE, with protein sequence MITFEDVSKVYQRGAKPALDGVTLEIKRGEFVFLVGASGSGKSTMLALILAEERPTEGKVHVLGKDLSGVSSRRVPYLRRQIGTVFQDFRLLSDKNVFDNVALAMQVIGKPRHAILKEVPQVLELVGLDGKEKRQMHELSGGEKQRVAIARAMVNRPELLLADEPTGNLDHKTALGIMRLLDRINRQGTTVVMATHDQEIVNQLRKRVIELVDGAVVRDQAQGVYGGSHA encoded by the coding sequence ATGATCACGTTTGAAGATGTTTCGAAAGTTTATCAGCGCGGTGCTAAGCCCGCGCTTGATGGAGTCACCTTGGAAATCAAACGGGGAGAGTTCGTCTTCCTTGTTGGTGCCTCCGGGTCTGGCAAGTCCACAATGTTGGCGCTGATCCTTGCCGAGGAGCGGCCCACCGAAGGAAAAGTTCACGTGCTGGGCAAAGACCTGTCCGGTGTGTCTTCTCGCCGTGTGCCTTACCTGCGCCGGCAGATCGGCACGGTGTTCCAGGACTTCCGGCTACTGTCCGATAAGAACGTGTTCGACAACGTTGCGCTTGCCATGCAAGTCATTGGCAAGCCTCGGCATGCGATCCTCAAAGAAGTCCCGCAGGTGCTTGAACTCGTTGGTTTGGACGGCAAGGAAAAGCGGCAGATGCACGAACTGTCGGGTGGCGAAAAGCAGCGGGTGGCGATCGCACGTGCGATGGTGAACCGGCCCGAGTTGCTGTTGGCCGACGAGCCCACAGGAAACCTTGACCACAAGACGGCCTTGGGAATTATGCGTCTGCTTGATCGAATCAACCGGCAGGGAACCACCGTGGTCATGGCAACCCACGATCAGGAGATCGTGAACCAGCTACGTAAGCGCGTGATTGAACTGGTTGACGGCGCCGTCGTGCGAGATCAGGCTCAGGGAGTGTACGGAGGTAGCCACGCATGA